The following proteins are encoded in a genomic region of Victivallis lenta:
- a CDS encoding DUF4434 domain-containing protein — translation MEISLKLLPVSPVSRRVPVDVRYAFRGTAPAELRLTLAGREVMRRKPGEPNAAGWSSGVRKLDLNRLSGRAEVKFELLDERGGVIADAVQVLEIVDAESRSTGRIDGAWCGLYHWSEEEGRLWNAELKRFTAADWRELVRSMHGIGMDVIVLQELFRNQEYYGRHRIPETGYRGRAFYPSELFPGRMEIGCGDPVEAVLSAADELGMSVFPGIGMYAWFDFTPESLDWHCRTAREVWKRYGHHRSFYGWYISEEVFGDLNRGTKTPEEIVAFFRGFGKLRDELDPTLPVMLAPNCFGVTSALGSWKLLARELDILCPFGFNRMPEEDLAPEQAIALMQSIADEGGAHLWLDMEIFLFKDDMALYPRPADEIFHELENCRNFEKVLCYQFPGLLNAPGSRLTPGGPETVKLYCDYRRRIHAD, via the coding sequence ATGGAAATTTCATTGAAACTGCTGCCGGTTTCGCCGGTGAGCCGCCGGGTTCCGGTGGACGTGCGCTATGCGTTCCGCGGCACAGCTCCGGCGGAACTTCGGCTGACGCTGGCCGGACGGGAGGTCATGCGGCGGAAGCCCGGCGAACCGAATGCGGCGGGGTGGAGCTCCGGAGTACGGAAGCTCGACCTGAACCGGCTCTCCGGCCGGGCGGAAGTGAAGTTCGAACTGCTGGACGAACGCGGCGGGGTCATCGCCGATGCGGTTCAAGTGCTCGAAATCGTGGATGCCGAATCGCGCTCCACCGGCCGGATCGACGGCGCCTGGTGCGGGCTGTACCACTGGAGCGAGGAAGAAGGCCGGCTCTGGAACGCGGAGCTGAAACGGTTCACCGCCGCCGACTGGCGGGAGCTGGTCCGCTCGATGCACGGCATCGGAATGGACGTGATCGTCCTGCAGGAACTGTTCCGCAATCAGGAGTATTACGGCAGACACCGGATTCCGGAAACGGGATACCGCGGAAGGGCGTTCTATCCGTCGGAGCTGTTTCCGGGCCGGATGGAGATCGGCTGCGGCGATCCGGTCGAAGCGGTCCTCTCCGCCGCCGATGAACTGGGAATGTCGGTATTTCCGGGGATCGGAATGTACGCCTGGTTTGATTTCACACCGGAGTCGCTCGACTGGCACTGCCGGACGGCGCGCGAGGTGTGGAAGCGGTACGGACATCACCGTTCCTTCTACGGCTGGTACATCTCCGAGGAGGTGTTCGGCGACCTGAACCGGGGGACAAAGACGCCGGAGGAGATCGTCGCCTTTTTCCGCGGATTCGGCAAACTGCGCGACGAGCTCGATCCCACGCTGCCGGTCATGCTCGCGCCGAACTGCTTCGGCGTCACCTCCGCGCTCGGCAGCTGGAAGCTGCTGGCGCGCGAGCTCGATATCCTGTGTCCGTTCGGCTTCAACCGGATGCCGGAGGAGGACCTCGCGCCGGAACAGGCGATCGCTCTCATGCAGTCGATCGCCGACGAAGGCGGCGCACACCTGTGGCTGGATATGGAAATCTTTCTCTTCAAAGATGACATGGCGCTTTATCCGCGCCCGGCCGATGAAATCTTTCATGAGCTGGAAAACTGCCGGAACTTTGAAAAAGTGCTCTGCTACCAGTTCCCCGGCCTGTTGAACGCCCCCGGCTCCCGGCTGACGCCCGGCGGCCCGGAAACGGTGAAACTCTACTGCGATTACCGGAGGAGGATCCATGCTGACTGA
- a CDS encoding acetylxylan esterase, producing MRYGKVPQALPAGERQGKAAAFNQKNIRPALPEPGEFDDFWRGGLAEVAAVPPDIRQKRIEALCDGRREVYRLSFATVGGGRIYGFLTRPAGPGPFPTLVSVPGAGPGTGPDTDPANEGFAVLCCNVFPYETTEECAENERRYEAFNRQGLYVYRGAESPEHCLLRSALLGISRAADWLAEQPFADADRIGVFGSSQGGGFALMLAGLKPRFRAAAANVPAFCDFGGEKSGWPQFRQHGFDRMKLFDAAYFAARIRCPVKMIAGWCDEVCPPESVYAAYNCISAPKEIVDEPAMAHEIWPSYGRLLQWLKGELKG from the coding sequence ATGCGGTACGGCAAGGTGCCGCAGGCGCTTCCGGCCGGGGAGCGGCAAGGCAAGGCGGCGGCGTTCAATCAGAAAAACATCCGTCCGGCGCTGCCGGAACCCGGGGAATTCGACGATTTCTGGCGCGGCGGGCTGGCGGAGGTTGCGGCCGTGCCGCCGGATATCCGCCAAAAGCGGATCGAAGCGTTGTGCGACGGCCGGCGCGAGGTGTACCGACTCAGCTTCGCAACAGTCGGCGGCGGCCGGATTTACGGCTTTCTGACGCGGCCGGCCGGGCCGGGCCCGTTTCCGACGCTGGTATCGGTGCCGGGGGCCGGGCCGGGAACCGGGCCGGATACGGACCCGGCGAACGAGGGCTTCGCGGTGCTCTGCTGCAATGTGTTCCCGTATGAGACGACCGAGGAGTGCGCGGAAAACGAACGGCGCTACGAGGCGTTCAACCGGCAGGGGCTGTATGTTTACCGGGGCGCGGAGTCGCCGGAGCACTGCCTGCTGCGTTCCGCGCTGCTCGGAATCAGCCGGGCGGCCGACTGGCTCGCGGAACAGCCGTTTGCGGATGCGGACCGGATCGGGGTTTTCGGCTCCAGCCAGGGCGGCGGCTTTGCGCTGATGCTGGCCGGGCTGAAGCCGCGCTTCCGGGCGGCGGCGGCGAATGTGCCCGCCTTCTGCGATTTCGGCGGAGAAAAAAGCGGCTGGCCGCAGTTCCGGCAGCACGGCTTCGACCGGATGAAGCTCTTCGACGCCGCGTATTTCGCGGCCCGGATCCGATGCCCGGTGAAAATGATCGCCGGATGGTGCGACGAGGTCTGCCCGCCCGAATCGGTCTATGCCGCCTACAACTGCATCAGCGCGCCGAAGGAGATCGTCGACGAACCGGCGATGGCGCATGAAATATGGCCGAGCTACGGCCGTCTGCTGCAGTGGCTGAAAGGGGAATTGAAAGGATAA
- a CDS encoding prepilin-type N-terminal cleavage/methylation domain-containing protein, whose protein sequence is MRRHFTLIELLVVIAIIAILAGMLLPVLNRARESAHSSSCLSNLKQLGSGMLLYTDANGGLLPPMKRIVNGNGAWWTEYLIGSRMITGGVMGCPSVKTETINWKNVLETDAFTGNVNFEWPHYALNESCAPYENGDFVSRKLSRAKSPSVTLSNADTASGNSSGGMRMFTPNLIQQYNTTGSFSIIDLRHGQGANALFLDGHAALRKSPTKLSINYSADDNPYKNVFEGDTQFPQPGTLWGF, encoded by the coding sequence ATGAGACGACATTTCACCTTGATCGAGCTGCTCGTGGTGATAGCGATCATCGCGATACTGGCGGGAATGCTGCTGCCGGTGCTGAACCGGGCGCGCGAGAGTGCGCATTCCTCGAGCTGCCTGAGCAACCTGAAGCAGCTTGGCTCCGGGATGCTGCTCTATACGGATGCGAATGGAGGGCTGCTGCCGCCGATGAAGCGGATCGTGAACGGCAACGGCGCATGGTGGACCGAGTACCTGATCGGCAGCCGGATGATCACCGGCGGCGTAATGGGCTGTCCATCCGTAAAAACCGAGACGATCAACTGGAAAAATGTTCTGGAAACCGATGCCTTCACCGGCAACGTGAATTTCGAGTGGCCGCATTATGCGCTGAACGAATCCTGCGCGCCTTATGAAAACGGGGATTTCGTGTCGCGGAAGCTGAGCCGGGCGAAATCACCGTCGGTCACGCTGAGCAATGCGGATACGGCCAGCGGCAACAGCAGCGGCGGAATGCGGATGTTCACGCCGAACCTGATCCAGCAGTACAATACGACCGGGAGCTTTTCGATCATCGACCTGCGGCATGGCCAAGGGGCGAACGCGCTGTTCCTGGACGGACACGCCGCGCTGCGGAAATCCCCGACGAAACTGTCGATCAACTATTCGGCGGACGACAATCCCTACAAGAATGTATTCGAGGGCGACACGCAGTTTCCGCAGCCCGGAACCCTGTGGGGCTTCTGA